The following proteins come from a genomic window of Leptospira andrefontaineae:
- the jag gene encoding RNA-binding cell elongation regulator Jag/EloR: protein MENYIFEAEGKTKAEAEEIALETLRLEPGDIRFETVESGKSGFLGLTQKKPAVVRAFVSNFDIPAEKIIHGVVLTLLRKMGVEADVVGMGDVDGKIYIELTSRESGLIIGKRGATLDALQFLVNLMVDSKIRHGRKIVLDTESYRDKRELSLIRLSKSVASSVAKSGKSKLLEPMNPFERRIVHMALQENEKVFTRSEGNGTYKKVRIIPMKDRHKYKDVVEKSPNGDLLEEVNDY from the coding sequence ATGGAAAACTATATTTTCGAAGCCGAAGGAAAAACAAAAGCCGAGGCTGAAGAGATCGCGTTAGAAACCTTAAGACTAGAACCCGGAGACATTCGTTTCGAAACTGTCGAATCCGGTAAGTCTGGATTTTTAGGTTTAACACAAAAAAAACCGGCAGTAGTTCGAGCATTCGTTTCGAACTTCGATATTCCGGCTGAAAAGATCATCCACGGAGTAGTGCTTACACTTCTTCGCAAGATGGGAGTAGAAGCGGATGTTGTCGGAATGGGGGATGTGGATGGAAAGATCTATATTGAACTTACCAGCCGCGAATCCGGACTGATTATCGGAAAGAGAGGAGCTACTTTAGACGCTCTTCAATTTTTGGTAAACTTGATGGTAGATTCTAAGATCCGTCACGGTCGTAAGATCGTATTGGATACAGAATCTTACAGAGACAAAAGAGAACTGTCCTTGATCAGATTGAGCAAGTCAGTAGCTTCTTCTGTTGCGAAATCAGGTAAGTCCAAATTACTTGAGCCAATGAATCCTTTCGAAAGAAGGATCGTTCACATGGCTCTACAAGAGAACGAAAAAGTTTTCACCAGATCGGAAGGAAATGGAACTTATAAAAAAGTTCGTATCATTCCGATGAAAGACAGACACAAGTACAAAGACGTCGTCGAAAAAAGTCCTAACGGGGACTTGCTCGAGGAAGTAAACGACTACTGA
- the yidC gene encoding membrane protein insertase YidC, producing the protein MEDRQNRLFLALILSMGVWFLVTYYFNPESGKPKQQQKTEQTPVENKENVKQETKVEPKPVTTITNPKDVKTFTFKTESHVIVLSSLGGRIEKFYIKNYKDVEGNEINITRADFQEIEVEGEKIKAIELSRGKGFDFNFSHRKEDVATSEWNHLNFKAEENKEDQSVTFTATEKGVLLKKVFRFFPRENYFKTEISITNLGKDKLYFGDRNKPAYLRTFGSLGPLPLNREANTQELSKFFRVYRMDGSEKDFADGGDAWGFWEGIRNFIFGHPNGNEFYKEVWSSGEGVDYIGSGSRYFLAASDTLNHPAEGILLDNRKKNETGTILAYSNITLDPGKEETLEFANYVGIREWDGMLFRDPKLDPFKNPKSTFIGLSADLNKSFNQGIFTPIRNGIVWFLQQSYKYTIPSYGFGILLFALVFKLVFYPLNQKQAEAMKKMSALSPELKKLNEKYANDPAKKQEKMLELYKKHNMNPLSQLGGCLPMLIQLPIFFALYVAFADTIDLWKSPFLWISDLSEPDFIWTSPAIPYLAATGLSINLLVLLMVGTQFLSMKLTSVQTDPNQKMMMYLMPVMMVFFLWSMPSGLTLYWTVTNVLSIAQQWVTNIRKKDETPVKV; encoded by the coding sequence ATGGAAGATAGACAAAACAGACTTTTTCTCGCGTTAATTTTATCCATGGGAGTTTGGTTTTTAGTAACCTATTACTTCAACCCGGAATCAGGAAAACCGAAACAGCAACAGAAGACCGAACAAACTCCTGTTGAAAATAAGGAAAACGTAAAACAGGAAACTAAGGTTGAACCTAAACCTGTTACGACAATTACGAATCCTAAGGACGTAAAAACTTTTACCTTTAAGACTGAATCTCACGTAATCGTTCTTTCCAGCTTAGGCGGAAGGATCGAAAAATTTTATATTAAAAACTACAAGGATGTTGAAGGAAACGAGATCAATATTACCAGAGCCGACTTCCAAGAAATCGAAGTAGAAGGTGAGAAGATCAAGGCGATCGAACTTTCCAGAGGAAAAGGTTTCGACTTCAACTTCTCTCATAGAAAAGAAGATGTAGCCACTTCAGAATGGAATCATCTGAATTTCAAAGCAGAAGAAAACAAAGAAGATCAAAGTGTTACATTCACTGCCACAGAGAAAGGTGTTCTTCTTAAAAAAGTATTTAGATTCTTCCCTCGCGAAAATTATTTCAAAACAGAGATCTCGATCACTAACCTTGGAAAAGACAAACTCTATTTTGGAGATCGTAATAAGCCTGCTTACTTAAGGACTTTCGGAAGTTTAGGTCCTCTTCCTTTAAATAGAGAGGCAAATACTCAGGAGTTATCCAAATTCTTCCGTGTATACAGAATGGATGGAAGCGAAAAAGATTTCGCTGACGGCGGGGACGCTTGGGGATTCTGGGAAGGAATTCGCAATTTTATCTTCGGGCATCCGAACGGAAACGAATTCTATAAAGAAGTTTGGAGCAGCGGAGAAGGTGTCGATTATATCGGTTCCGGTAGCCGCTACTTCTTAGCAGCATCTGACACTTTGAATCATCCTGCAGAAGGAATTCTTTTAGATAATAGAAAGAAAAACGAAACAGGAACTATCTTAGCTTATTCTAATATCACTTTAGATCCTGGAAAAGAAGAAACTCTAGAATTCGCAAACTATGTCGGGATCAGAGAATGGGACGGGATGTTATTCAGAGATCCTAAATTGGATCCTTTCAAAAATCCTAAGTCCACTTTTATAGGTTTAAGTGCCGACCTGAACAAATCGTTCAACCAAGGTATCTTCACCCCGATCCGAAACGGTATCGTTTGGTTCTTACAACAGTCCTATAAATATACCATTCCAAGTTATGGTTTCGGTATTCTACTCTTTGCATTGGTATTCAAATTAGTCTTCTATCCTCTGAACCAGAAACAAGCAGAGGCAATGAAGAAGATGAGCGCACTTTCTCCTGAACTTAAAAAGTTAAACGAGAAGTATGCAAATGATCCGGCAAAAAAACAAGAGAAGATGTTGGAGTTATACAAAAAACATAATATGAATCCGCTCTCTCAGCTGGGCGGATGTCTTCCTATGTTGATCCAACTTCCTATCTTCTTCGCATTATATGTTGCGTTTGCAGATACGATCGATCTTTGGAAGTCTCCATTCCTTTGGATCTCGGACTTGAGCGAGCCTGATTTTATCTGGACTTCTCCGGCGATTCCTTATCTCGCTGCGACCGGACTTTCTATTAACTTATTGGTATTATTGATGGTCGGAACTCAGTTCCTTTCTATGAAACTGACTTCAGTGCAGACTGACCCGAACCAAAAAATGATGATGTATTTAATGCCGGTGATGATGGTGTTCTTCCTTTGGAGTATGCCGTCCGGACTGACATTGTATTGGACTGTGACTAACGTCCTTTCCATTGCTCAACAGTGGGTAACAAATATTCGTAAGAAAGACGAAACCCCTGTAAAAGTGTGA
- the mnmE gene encoding tRNA uridine-5-carboxymethylaminomethyl(34) synthesis GTPase MnmE produces the protein MADTIAAISTASGAGAIGILRLSGPEALPIAYRHLSFFEGALPLSSIKPRNAYTCRFVDGEKKLDQVVFIYFAGPNSFTGEDLCEIHTHGNPILLREALECLFRSGARPAKQGEFTKRAFLNGKIDLNEAEAIGRIIGARSRFELELAQKNAFGEISRLASNLRSQLISLKAECEAEIDFSTEDLTFESLEERKKRIRSISDICSNLLKRSSETETLLERSRVVLYGEPNTGKSSLMNLILGRDRSIISEIPGTTRDYISEDFLLSGVPIRLIDTAGVRETGDKIEKMGIERSEKEFSQADVRLFVIDVSQKNDWNKFAEENRSKLEGAIVAANKSDIRDPSWDPQYILKKNYPGTVLVEVSCKSRQGLDTLVSEISFKLQGLESSEDYVLLEERNRFHFSSITRSLENCLTLMEEGAPAEIYIKEIDSALEQIGEVNGRVDTEEILGRIFSKFCVGK, from the coding sequence GTGGCTGATACGATAGCAGCTATCTCCACAGCTTCCGGGGCCGGTGCCATAGGCATTCTTCGGTTATCCGGACCGGAAGCACTTCCTATCGCCTACAGGCATTTATCCTTTTTTGAGGGAGCCCTTCCTCTTTCTTCCATCAAACCTCGTAATGCATATACTTGTCGTTTTGTAGATGGGGAAAAAAAATTAGACCAAGTAGTTTTTATCTATTTCGCAGGCCCGAATTCTTTTACGGGAGAAGATCTATGCGAGATACATACTCATGGAAATCCAATCTTACTACGAGAAGCTTTAGAATGTTTGTTTCGTTCCGGAGCAAGACCGGCCAAACAAGGAGAGTTTACTAAAAGAGCATTCTTAAATGGTAAAATAGATCTAAACGAAGCAGAAGCTATAGGAAGAATTATAGGTGCTCGTTCTAGATTTGAATTAGAGCTGGCCCAAAAAAATGCATTCGGAGAAATTTCCAGACTTGCTTCCAATCTCAGAAGCCAACTGATCTCTCTAAAAGCGGAATGCGAAGCTGAGATCGATTTTTCCACAGAAGATCTTACATTCGAATCCCTTGAAGAAAGAAAAAAAAGAATTCGTTCTATTTCAGATATTTGTTCCAACCTTCTCAAACGATCCAGTGAGACAGAAACTCTTTTGGAAAGAAGTAGAGTTGTATTGTATGGAGAACCGAATACAGGCAAGTCTAGTTTGATGAACCTGATCCTAGGAAGAGATCGTTCTATTATCTCCGAAATTCCTGGAACTACTCGAGATTATATCAGCGAAGATTTTTTACTCTCAGGAGTTCCTATCAGACTCATAGATACCGCAGGTGTTCGAGAAACCGGTGATAAGATCGAGAAGATGGGGATTGAAAGAAGTGAGAAAGAATTCTCCCAAGCAGATGTAAGACTTTTCGTGATAGATGTTTCTCAGAAGAACGATTGGAACAAATTTGCGGAAGAGAACAGATCTAAGTTAGAAGGCGCCATTGTAGCAGCAAATAAATCAGATATAAGAGACCCAAGCTGGGATCCTCAATATATCTTAAAGAAAAATTATCCCGGCACTGTTTTGGTCGAAGTTTCCTGCAAGTCCAGACAAGGACTGGATACCTTGGTCTCTGAAATTTCCTTCAAACTACAAGGTTTGGAAAGTTCAGAAGATTATGTCCTTTTGGAAGAAAGGAACAGATTTCATTTTTCTTCTATCACTCGAAGCCTGGAAAACTGTCTGACTTTAATGGAAGAAGGCGCTCCAGCTGAGATTTACATCAAAGAAATAGATTCCGCTTTGGAACAAATCGGGGAAGTAAATGGAAGAGTGGACACCGAAGAAATTTTAGGAAGAATTTTTAGTAAATTCTGCGTTGGGAAATAA
- a CDS encoding malic enzyme-like NAD(P)-binding protein, translating into MREKSLEYHSLHPKGKIQVVPTKPTRDSFDLSLAYSPGVAYPCLEIKENPDLVYEYTNKGNLVGIITNGTAILGLGDIGPAAGKPVMEGKAVLFKKFAGIDVFDIEVDAKDPDDFIKAVKMLEPTFGGINLEDIKAPESFYIEEELIKGMNIPVFHDDQHGTAIITVAGLLNAFEINKKRPSDVKMVVCGAGAAGIAIAELVQHIGIRKEHIFLVDTKGVIHTERTDLNSTKQKYVQKTNARTLADVMQDADIFVGVSVADMVTEDMVKSMAPNPVIFALANPDPEIPYAVAKKVRPDIIMGTGRSDMPNQVNNVLGFPFIFRGALDVRAKHITLEMKLAAARALAELARMEVPDAVSLAYGGEKFVFGPDYLIPKPFDQRVLYHVAPAVAEAAVQSGTARRPYPGRENYVSFLEGLMRS; encoded by the coding sequence ATGAGAGAAAAATCCCTCGAATATCATTCCCTTCATCCAAAGGGAAAAATACAAGTTGTTCCAACAAAGCCGACTAGAGATTCCTTCGACTTATCCTTAGCATACTCACCGGGAGTTGCTTATCCTTGTCTGGAAATTAAAGAAAATCCGGATCTGGTGTATGAATACACAAATAAAGGGAATCTGGTAGGAATTATTACTAACGGAACCGCAATCTTAGGTCTGGGAGATATCGGACCTGCCGCAGGAAAACCTGTGATGGAAGGTAAGGCGGTACTTTTCAAAAAATTCGCTGGGATCGACGTATTTGATATAGAAGTAGATGCCAAAGATCCGGATGATTTTATAAAAGCAGTCAAAATGCTTGAGCCAACTTTTGGTGGGATCAACCTAGAAGATATCAAGGCCCCTGAAAGTTTTTATATAGAAGAAGAACTCATCAAAGGAATGAATATCCCGGTCTTCCATGATGACCAGCACGGGACAGCGATCATTACAGTTGCAGGATTGCTGAACGCATTCGAGATCAATAAAAAACGTCCAAGCGATGTGAAGATGGTAGTTTGTGGGGCGGGAGCTGCGGGGATTGCGATTGCGGAACTCGTCCAACATATCGGTATCAGAAAAGAACATATCTTCTTAGTGGATACAAAAGGTGTGATCCATACTGAAAGAACCGATCTAAATTCTACCAAACAGAAATACGTCCAAAAGACCAATGCTCGAACTCTTGCAGACGTTATGCAAGATGCAGATATTTTCGTGGGTGTTTCCGTAGCCGATATGGTAACCGAAGACATGGTAAAATCTATGGCTCCGAATCCGGTTATCTTCGCTTTAGCAAACCCAGATCCTGAAATTCCTTATGCGGTAGCAAAAAAGGTCCGCCCAGATATTATTATGGGAACTGGAAGAAGCGATATGCCGAACCAAGTGAATAACGTGTTAGGTTTCCCGTTTATTTTCAGAGGAGCTTTGGACGTAAGAGCGAAACATATCACTCTGGAAATGAAATTAGCTGCAGCCCGTGCTTTGGCAGAGCTCGCTAGGATGGAAGTTCCGGATGCAGTGAGTCTTGCTTACGGCGGAGAAAAATTCGTATTCGGTCCTGATTATCTGATCCCAAAACCTTTTGATCAAAGGGTTTTGTATCATGTTGCTCCGGCCGTTGCAGAAGCGGCAGTCCAAAGCGGAACCGCAAGAAGACCTTATCCTGGACGGGAAAATTACGTTTCTTTCTTAGAAGGTTTGATGAGGTCGTAA
- the fumC gene encoding class II fumarate hydratase, producing the protein MKTRIETDSMGEIQVDDSKYWGAQTERSLHHFHIGNDRFPREMIRALGVLKKSAAIVNAQLGLLTDEKKNLIVQAADEVISGKLDEHFPLSVWQTGSGTQTNMNSNEVISNRAIEIAGGVKGSKKPVHPNDDVNKAQSSNDTFPTAMHIAAAEQLVNKLLPALEQLKNTLKKKSDEFKDIIKIGRTHLQDATPLTLGQEFSGYVKQLEYNIERVKSVLPSVYRLALGGTAVGTGLNTHPEFAIKAAAQIAKETGLPFTSAENKFEALAAHDSLVETHGVLKTIAASFMKIANDVRWLSSGPRCGIGEISIPENEPGSSIMPGKVNPTQSEQMTMVASQVIANDVAVNIGGASGNFELNVFKPLIIHNVLNSIRLLADSAVSFEEHCARGIEPNKENIKEHLKNSLMLVTALNPHIGYDNAAKIAKNAHKKGTSLKESGIELGLLTSEQFDQWVLPEKMISPSVD; encoded by the coding sequence ATGAAAACTAGAATCGAAACCGACTCCATGGGAGAAATCCAGGTAGACGATTCCAAATACTGGGGCGCTCAAACCGAAAGGTCTCTTCATCACTTTCATATCGGGAACGATCGTTTCCCAAGGGAAATGATCCGTGCTCTTGGAGTTCTTAAAAAATCAGCGGCTATCGTAAATGCTCAGCTTGGTCTTTTGACTGATGAGAAAAAAAATCTGATCGTTCAAGCTGCAGATGAGGTGATCTCTGGAAAATTGGACGAACATTTTCCTTTAAGCGTTTGGCAAACAGGTTCCGGAACCCAAACTAATATGAACTCAAACGAAGTGATCTCTAATCGTGCGATTGAGATTGCAGGCGGAGTTAAAGGTTCTAAAAAACCGGTCCATCCTAATGACGATGTAAATAAGGCTCAATCTTCTAACGATACTTTCCCGACAGCTATGCATATCGCTGCTGCCGAGCAATTAGTGAATAAACTTTTGCCTGCATTAGAGCAGTTAAAGAATACTCTAAAGAAGAAGTCTGATGAGTTCAAAGACATCATCAAGATCGGAAGAACTCACTTACAGGACGCGACTCCTTTAACTCTTGGCCAAGAATTCTCCGGTTATGTAAAACAATTAGAGTACAATATCGAAAGAGTGAAATCTGTTCTTCCTTCTGTTTACAGATTGGCTCTTGGCGGAACTGCAGTTGGAACTGGATTGAACACTCACCCTGAGTTTGCAATAAAAGCTGCGGCTCAAATCGCTAAGGAAACTGGGCTTCCTTTTACTTCTGCAGAGAATAAATTCGAAGCATTAGCTGCTCATGATTCATTAGTAGAAACTCATGGGGTTCTAAAAACAATCGCTGCTTCTTTTATGAAGATCGCAAACGATGTGAGATGGTTATCTTCCGGTCCTAGATGTGGAATTGGTGAGATCTCTATTCCTGAGAATGAGCCGGGGTCTTCTATTATGCCTGGAAAGGTGAACCCTACTCAGTCGGAACAAATGACCATGGTAGCTTCTCAAGTAATCGCTAACGATGTTGCTGTGAATATTGGTGGTGCTTCCGGGAATTTCGAACTGAATGTTTTCAAGCCCCTGATCATTCATAATGTTCTGAATTCTATCCGACTATTGGCAGATTCTGCAGTTTCTTTCGAAGAACATTGTGCAAGAGGGATCGAGCCGAATAAGGAAAACATCAAAGAACATTTGAAGAATAGTTTGATGCTTGTGACTGCGTTAAATCCGCATATCGGTTATGATAATGCTGCTAAGATCGCTAAAAACGCTCACAAAAAAGGAACTAGCCTGAAAGAATCCGGGATTGAACTTGGCTTATTGACTTCTGAGCAATTTGACCAATGGGTTCTTCCAGAAAAAATGATCTCCCCAAGTGTAGATTGA
- the loa22 gene encoding OmpA family outer membrane lipoprotein Loa22: MVKKILNILLIGATVFSLALCSSADNKDQAAPEPGEQNSAASRNVNVDSPADAINNQIKDFRYPDGITRPGFSYKKADVSAGDFSEWAKVNISVLKDGISKLPDSWALEITGHTDQVGPEEAEGDKKGNVFYGEIRAKAVKQSLVKQGIPAARIVTKSAGSSSPVSGLDAKDPKNRRVTFKFVQQQ; encoded by the coding sequence ATGGTAAAAAAAATTCTCAATATCCTGCTCATCGGTGCAACGGTTTTTTCCTTAGCTCTTTGCTCTTCTGCAGACAACAAAGACCAAGCGGCTCCTGAGCCTGGAGAACAAAATTCCGCAGCTTCTCGTAACGTCAACGTAGACTCTCCTGCAGACGCTATCAATAATCAAATTAAAGACTTCCGCTATCCAGACGGGATCACTCGTCCAGGATTCAGCTACAAAAAAGCTGATGTTAGCGCGGGAGATTTCAGCGAGTGGGCAAAAGTTAATATTTCTGTTCTTAAAGACGGAATTTCTAAACTTCCTGATTCTTGGGCATTAGAGATCACTGGTCACACTGACCAAGTAGGACCTGAAGAAGCAGAAGGCGATAAAAAAGGAAACGTTTTCTACGGAGAAATTCGTGCAAAAGCGGTTAAACAATCCTTAGTTAAACAAGGAATTCCCGCAGCACGTATTGTTACTAAGAGTGCTGGTTCTTCTTCTCCAGTTTCCGGATTGGATGCAAAAGATCCTAAAAACCGCAGAGTAACCTTCAAATTTGTTCAACAACAATAA